Proteins encoded within one genomic window of Zestosphaera sp.:
- a CDS encoding DUF1512 domain-containing protein encodes MDGVQDWTSMLIAILILSSFVLNFTDIPQKIQFTRYSSVVRRKLMELMEFEEEGRRKSIKFLKDMNLQNPKELIDNYVDNFFLISPVEKEPTDIIMRLKHLLRTRDESVKRYVMDRVPEAPEVTRQRIEVLLEINSVLSYINKVVKHYYNLGVKFNDWIMMMQLALQINQIARLAKAYKDAIDSFGLGAPIGDGAGALAARMLTGNGSSPVEVATETVLYETSLEGRRLYVIKAKGPGPTVGWPGEALEKLIESQGCRVARIITVDAALKLESERSGEVAYGVGAAIGDLGPEKIAMERIASKCSVPLDAVVVKMSNEEAINTMTKQVYDGVVKAVEVVKNIILSKTREGEAVVVVGVGNTLGVE; translated from the coding sequence ATGGACGGTGTTCAGGACTGGACCTCAATGTTGATAGCCATTCTAATTCTGTCTTCATTCGTACTCAACTTCACAGATATACCTCAGAAGATTCAGTTCACGCGCTACTCCTCAGTCGTTAGGAGGAAGCTGATGGAACTCATGGAGTTCGAGGAGGAGGGGAGGAGGAAGTCCATAAAGTTCCTGAAGGACATGAACCTTCAGAACCCGAAGGAACTCATAGACAACTACGTCGATAATTTCTTCCTGATATCTCCTGTGGAGAAGGAGCCTACGGACATCATAATGAGGCTGAAGCACTTACTGAGGACTCGCGACGAATCCGTCAAGAGGTACGTGATGGACAGAGTGCCTGAAGCGCCTGAGGTGACTAGGCAGAGGATCGAGGTCCTGCTGGAGATCAACTCGGTGCTGTCCTACATAAACAAAGTCGTCAAGCACTACTACAACCTAGGCGTGAAGTTCAACGACTGGATAATGATGATGCAGCTGGCGTTGCAGATAAACCAGATAGCCAGGCTGGCTAAGGCCTACAAGGACGCGATAGACTCGTTTGGCCTGGGTGCCCCCATAGGCGACGGGGCTGGCGCCCTCGCAGCGCGAATGCTTACAGGCAACGGCTCGAGCCCGGTCGAGGTAGCTACCGAGACCGTCCTCTACGAGACCTCACTAGAGGGGAGGAGGCTCTACGTGATTAAAGCGAAAGGCCCCGGACCCACTGTCGGATGGCCGGGCGAGGCCCTCGAGAAACTTATTGAGAGCCAGGGATGCAGGGTTGCTAGAATAATAACCGTCGACGCCGCCCTGAAGTTGGAGAGTGAAAGGAGCGGTGAAGTGGCATACGGCGTGGGTGCGGCTATAGGAGATCTAGGCCCTGAAAAGATAGCCATGGAGAGGATTGCCTCCAAATGCTCTGTACCTCTAGACGCTGTGGTCGTTAAGATGAGTAACGAGGAGGCGATAAACACTATGACGAAGCAGGTGTACGACGGTGTGGTTAAGGCTGTCGAGGTGGTCAAGAACATAATACTCAGCAAGACGAGGGAGGGCGAGGCGGTCGTTGTGGTGGGCGTGGGCAACACGCTCGGTGTAGAGTGA